GGCAAAAATAAGCGCCATTAAAGCGCCACTGCAAGGGCGAATGCCGATACTAAAAACAATGGCTAAGTAGTCTTTACGGCTGTTTGCGTGGCTAAGCATGTCTGCGTTGGCGACATGCTGGTGTCCACAATCACAAGTGTCACTAGCGGCGCTTCCAACTGCTGCAAAGGGAACAGCGCTCACTTTAAGCTGCTCGCCTATTATTGGCTGCTTAATGCTAACAATACTCTTGGATTTTGTTGATGCGAAATACTGCTTAAGCGCTTTCCAGGCGACGATTAAACCGAGCAGTATCATTGCAACATAACTCATGTTAATGAGGTGCTCAGCTTGGGCATTAATTTGGCTAATACCGCTATCAAGTACCAGTAAAAGTACACTGACTAAGCTAATCGCGACTATGGCTTGCAACATGGCGGCACATAAAGAGAGCTTGAGGCTCGTTTTAAGCTTCGCCGGATGAGTGCTGAGATAAGTCGACATAATCACCTTGCCATGCCCAGGGCCAACCGCATGTAAAAAGCCATAACTAAGGCTAGCAATTAAGGTGGTCCACATAGCCTCAACCGGGTGCTGTGACGCCAAATTGAATAGCTGACTAATATAGCGACTCAGTTCCATTTGCCAGCGTTGAGACTGCAGCCAAAATTGAGGAAACGCCTGCCACAAGTAAAAACCTACTAAGCCTATTAGCAGCAAAGTTGTTAGCAATAACAGCGCAGGTCGGTGGTTACGATTCATCATTAATACTCTAGGGGAGTTCACAGCTAATTAAACCTTGTTGAGTAAATAGTTTTCCCAGTTCTTGGTCTGGCGCGGCATCGGCTGGCAAGGCGAGAGCATAACTAATCTGCTCCGCGCTGGGTTTGGGTTCTTCAATCGATTTGCTACAAGCCGCTTGTAATTCGATGGCTAGTTCAAGATCTGTAGCGCTACGCCAAGCCATGTCGATGTAATAACTAGGATCAAAAACTTGAACATCTAAATGCCCTTGCTGCAATTGAATAGGCTCTTTAAAGGTGAGATAGAAACTAAGGCTAACGTTAAGCCCTTGAACACTAAGCCGCTGCTTACTTGCCCCCGCCAAGGCTACCGGCTGTTGCTCCCAAGTAACCTGAGTAAAGTAGGAAAACTCACTAATATTATTAACGATGTCTTGCGCCATTCGCGCCAGTGTTTGCTCGCGCGAGCTTGCTTCTAGATTTTCACCTTCCAGCATATAGGCTGATGTCATGGGGTCAAATTGCCACACCATGCCGATACCCTTGATTTGCTGATTTTTGCCATCAACATAGCTTTTCACATCAACCCAAGAGTGAGGGTGGGCATTCACGCCTAAGGGCGCCAAGCAAAACATGGCGGCCCATAGGATTAAAGCGGGTAATCTCAGCCCCGTTAAACACTTACTTAAGTGCATTAACCAAGGTAGCAATATTGTGTTGCATCATAGTGATATAAGTAGCAGCAGGTTCATCGGCACTTGATAATGCATCAGAATAAAGCTCTCCGCCAATCACAACA
This region of Agarivorans sp. Alg241-V36 genomic DNA includes:
- a CDS encoding nickel/cobalt transporter; the protein is MMNRNHRPALLLLTTLLLIGLVGFYLWQAFPQFWLQSQRWQMELSRYISQLFNLASQHPVEAMWTTLIASLSYGFLHAVGPGHGKVIMSTYLSTHPAKLKTSLKLSLCAAMLQAIVAISLVSVLLLVLDSGISQINAQAEHLINMSYVAMILLGLIVAWKALKQYFASTKSKSIVSIKQPIIGEQLKVSAVPFAAVGSAASDTCDCGHQHVANADMLSHANSRKDYLAIVFSIGIRPCSGALMALIFAKSLNVYWLGVISALAMGFGTAVAIGLLAWLSLSGGKFAKRYSALSGRKYQVFRLSAKLVAASLICFIGGVMLLSQPVVFSPILSN
- a CDS encoding DUF1007 family protein encodes the protein MFCLAPLGVNAHPHSWVDVKSYVDGKNQQIKGIGMVWQFDPMTSAYMLEGENLEASSREQTLARMAQDIVNNISEFSYFTQVTWEQQPVALAGASKQRLSVQGLNVSLSFYLTFKEPIQLQQGHLDVQVFDPSYYIDMAWRSATDLELAIELQAACSKSIEEPKPSAEQISYALALPADAAPDQELGKLFTQQGLISCELP